In Metarhizium brunneum chromosome 3, complete sequence, a genomic segment contains:
- the HSPA12B gene encoding Heat shock protein 12B: protein MSYMNSRLKGFGFGKRKSTASIQTTDGVPPAGTPPPGHPPAQIPQHQAPLPGQTPPIGAASSTTSLPMNHPGAGNRPPSYTANYPPAGPGDRTSPLQGSNRTPPSQMVGGPPPINTGAPVGYPPPNMAAMGQGPPPMGGPPPGGPGGPPPGFGAPQGYPPGPPPTQGGPIAQQFQRPNPNPAAEVEGASKSKAQLIVGIDFGTTFSGVAFAFATNNEAKEDIITEWPGAGSYTKQKIPTVLYYDQYQKVVGWGPDIADALAPTGYPKPGVQKVEWFKLQLMLSGNTYIDPINLPPLPPGKSEIDVAADYLFKLRQAMRSALQKTLGEVFNREERNIRYYLTVPAIWNDAGKAATRAAAIQAGFLRDENDNRLTLVSEPEAAALFCSKTGLLNLKVHDAVLIVDCGGGTVDLIAYEVEEENPFTVAECTAGSGDSCGSTALNRNFSNILRTKIRKMKLPDGSKTAGRVYAKCIMDFENRIKADFRNNGQKWAVDVGIEAEFPEAGIEEGYMTFTNEEILQCFEPVVNRILELVRNQIIAIQAQNRTLQNILVVGGFGASEYLFQQIKLHVPPQFQSKVVRPMDSVAAIVKGAVTAGITERIITHRVARRHYLMATLQPFKEGYHPEAYRVPSLDGKDRCKFTRQIFVQKGQKVKNGEPVKVSFFRQVAPGATLMYEDVLYACDDDVCPEYTKDPRIKEVVTLTSDLSRKNLEKDFERMDTPQGTFYRVYFDIYLTLDGSEFSAELVCQGEVMGRCRARFR, encoded by the exons ATGAGTTATATGAACTCCCGCCTCAAAGGCTTCGGGTTCGGAAAGCGCAAGTCAACCGCCAGCATCCAGACCACCGACGGGGTCCCGCCCGCTGGTACCCCTCCTCCAGGCCATCCTCCAGCTCAAAtacctcaacaccaagctCCTCTGCCCGGACAGACGCCGCCCATCGGCGCCGCGTCCTCGACCACCAGTCTCCCAATGAACCACCCCGGAGCTGGCAATCGCCCGCCGAGCTACACGGCCAACTATCCCCCCGCCGGCCCTGGCGATCGTACGTCGCCTCTCCAGGGCAGCAACCGCACCCCGCCAAGCCAGATGGTTGGAGGCCCTCCTCCCATCAACACCGGTGCGCCCGTTGGATATCCACCTCccaacatggctgccatgGGCCAAGGCCCTCCTCCCATGGGCGGCCCTCCTCCGGGCGGCCCTGGCGGTCCTCCCCCGGGCTTTGGTGCACCACAGGGATATCCTCCTGGCCCTCCTCCGACTCAGGGAGGTCCCATTGCGCAGCAGTTCCAGCGGCCTAATCCCAATCCCGCTGCCGAGGTTGAGGGCGCCAGCAAGAGCAAGGCACAGCTCATTGTTGGCATCGATTTT GGTACCACCTTTTCCGGTGTTGCCTTCGCGTTTGCGACGAATAACGAGGCGAAAGAAGATATCATCACGGAATGGCCAGGTGCTGGTTCATATACCAAGCAAAAG ATTCCCACGGTGCTTTACTACGATCAGTATCAGAAGGTCGTAGGATGGGGTCCAGATATTGCTGACGCGTTGGCGCCAACTGGTTACCCAAAGCCCGGTGTTCAAAAGGTGGAATGGTTCAAGTTGCAGCTGATGCTCAGTGGCAATACGTATATTGATCCTATTAACTtgcctcccctcccccctggCAAATCCGAAATCGATGTGGCAGCCGACTACCTGTTCAAGCTTCGACAAGCCATGCGATCAGCACTGCAAAAGACACTGGGAGAAGTATTCAACCGGGAGGAACGCAACATTCGATACTATCTGACCGTCCCTGCCATCTGGAACGATGCCGGTAAAGCCGCCACccgagccgccgccattcAGGCCGGCTTCCTCCGTGACGAGAACGACAACCGCTTGACCCTGGTTTCGGAACCCGAGGCTGCCGCGCTTTTCTGCTCCAAGACGGGACTCCTAAACCTTAAAGTCCACGACGCCGTCCTGATTGTGGACTGCGGTGGTGGTACTGTGGATTTGATTGCATACGAAGTTGAAGAGGAGAACCCTTTTACTGTTGCAGAGTGCACTGCGGGATCTGGGGATTCCTGTGGCTCCACCGCCTTGAACCGCAACTTCAGCAACATCCTCCGGACCAAGATTAGGAAAATGAAGTTGCCGGACGGCTCCAAGACCGCCGGTCGAGTATACGCCAAATGCATCATGGACTTTGAAAACAGAATCAAGGCCGATTTCAGAAACAATGGACAAAAGTgggccgtcgacgtcggTATTGAAGCTGAATTTCCCGAGGCCGGCATCGAAGAAGGCTACATGACTTTCACCAACGAGGAAATTTTGCAGTGCTTCGAGCCAGTTGTCAACCGAATTCTCGAGTTGGTCCGAAACCAAATTATTGCTATCCAGGCACAGAACCGAACGCTACAAAACAtcttggtggttggtggtttcGGTGCGTCCGAGTACCTCTTCCAGCAGATCAAGCTGCATGTTCCCCCACAGTTCCAGTCCAAGGTGGTGAGGCCCATGGACTCAGTGGCGGCCATCGTCAAGGGTGCAGTCACCGCTGGTATTACCGAACGCATCATTACACACCGTGTTGCTCGTCGCCACTATCTCATGGCTACTCTGCAGCCATTCAAAGAGGGATACCACCCCGAGGCCTACCGTGTCCCATCGTTGGATGGAAAGGACAGATGCAAGTTCACCCGACAAATTTTTGTGCAGAAGGGCCAAAAGGTCAAGAATGGCGAACCAGTCAAGGTTTCATTCTTCCGACAAGTTGCGCCTGGCGCGACCCTCATGTACGAAGACGTGTTGTATGCCTGCGATGACGACGTGTGCCCTGAATACACCAAGGATCCTC GTATCAAGGAAGTCGTCACTCTCACTTCCGATCTGTCGCGCAAGAACCTTGAAAAGGACTTTGAGCGCATGGACACGCCCCAAGGAACCTTTTATCGTGTTTACTTTGATATCTACCTGACGCTTGATGGTTCGGAATTCAGCGCCGAATTGGTCTGCCAGGGCGAAGTCATGGGCCGATGCAGAGCTCGCTTTAGATAA
- the PR1A gene encoding Pathogenesis-related protein 1A/1B codes for MAMDPFLASEANEQRFFTLSFLKKLNLCQSCWTGHLTKRDENFYFSVTRSTFVLDLTTVTPATFLLQRQQQEADNTKTRLPPRTEKRAMVTSPRSTAATPRYQSSMNRLLLIFVTFGSLVPAAHLGIASHRKGHWQAEFLRHTKRSIPAKRGPPEDWEGKVPLVVTNKCETTIWPGIATQSGTGPGTGGFELAPGKNKTLWVAPDWQGRVWGRTNCTVNGESCACKTGDCFSKLDCEFSGATPATLAEFNLAGGVTGMQTFYDISLVDGYNLPMGINYIPAKNTTYIPPNLTNCACIATAGWLFSQAKTGTAYTNSTFPVPWEPDETNQSVENWCPWPNLAFPPTKPGDGVYPYPDDNIQRPAFSPCNSACAASGSDKDCCIGRYHDANICKPSSYSKAVKAVCPDAYSFAFDDQKSTFIVPKGGGWEVVICPSGRSTNILRQLGKELSELASGGSLSRRSIRMLRNVTYIEADKGAAGGLIPSNGLTVSLLASLIAFLMMV; via the exons ATGGCCATGGACCcgttcttggccagcgaGGCAAACGAACAGCGCTTCTTCACCCTCTCATTTCTCAAGAAGCTGAACCTCTGCCAATCCTGCTGGACAGGCCACCT GACGAAAAGAGATGAGAACTTCTATTTTTCAGTAACGCGGAGTACTTTTGTCTTGGATCTCACCACCGTCACCCCTGCCACCTTCTTGCTCCAACGACAACAGCAGGAGGCTGATAACACCAAGACGAGGCTCCCTCCGCGAACAGAAAAACGAGCAATGGTTACGTCACCACGTTCTACAGCTGCAACACCTCGATATCAATCTTCCATGAATCGACTGCTGCTCATCTTCGTTACCTTTGGATCCCTCGTTCCAGCGGCCCACTTGGGAATAGCATCTCACAGAAAGGGACACTGGCAGGCAGAATTCCTTCGCCATACAAAACGGAGCATCCCCGCAAAGAGAGGTCCTCCAGAAGATTGGGAGGGCAAAGTACCACTTGTTGTGACCAACAAATGCGAAACGACAATCTGGCCTGGCATCGCCACCCAATCTGGTACTGGGCCCGGAACTGGGGGGTTCGAATTGGCGCCTGGAAAGAATAAAACGTTATGGGTTGCGCCAGATTGGCAGGGCCGAGTTTGGGGGAGGACGAATTGTACAGTCAATGGTGAATCGTGTGCTTGCAAGACAGGGGACTGCTTTTCTAAGCTTGACTGCGAGTTTAGC GGAGCAACTCCTGCGACACTTGCAGAGTTCAACCTGGCCGGAGGGGTGACTGGGATGCAAACCTTTTACGACATATCTTTAGTTGATGGCTACAATCTCCCCATGGGAATCAACTACATACCAGCCAAGAATACAACATATATCCCTCCAAATCTGACAAACTGCGCGTGCATTGCCACGGCGGGGTGGCTCTTCAGCCAGGCCAAGACAGGCACAGCGTACACCAACTCTACATTCCCGGTCCCGTGGGAACCAGATGAAACGAATCAAAGCGTTGAAAACTGGTGTCCGTGGCCCAATCTCGCCTTTCCTCCCACTAAGCCTGGAGACGGCGTATACCCGTATCCCGACGACAACATCCAGCGGCCAGCATTTTCACCTTGCAACAGTGCCTGTGCGGCAAGTGGCTCGGATAAAGATTGCTGTATCGGAAGGTATCACGACGCCAATATTTGCAAGCCATCGAGCTACAGTAAAGCAGTCAAGGCGGTGTGTCCTGACGCATACAGCTTTGCCTTTGACGACCAAAAGTCGACATTTATCGTTCCAAAGGGAGGTGGCTGGGAGGTGGTCATTTGTCCGTCTGGTCGATCGACTAATATTTTACGGCAGTTGGGCAAAGAGTTGTCTGAGTTGGCAAGTGGCGGCAGCCTGTCAAGACGGTCTATAAGGATGCTTCGGAACGTCACCTATATCGAAGCTGACAAGGGAGCAGCTGGCGGGCTGATACCATCGAACGGACTGACTGTTTCTTTGCTTGCTTCACTCATTGCTTTTCTGATGATGGTATGA
- the soh1 gene encoding Mediator of RNA polymerase II transcription subunit 31 produces the protein MAADASQDVPMDMSPPAPPTDEPMYGGYSRFEIELEFVQSLANPFYLNHLASQKLLTQPAFVAYLAYLQYWTKPPYLKYLTYPGPTLKHLELLQEERFRQDIMSPDLVQKLVEDEMKASVQWHRE, from the exons ATGGCAGCCGACGCTTCACAAGACGTTCCTATGGACATGTCTCCTCCTGCGCCGCCCACCGACGAGCCCATGTACGGCGGCTACTCGCGCTTCGAGATTGAACTAGAG TTCGTCCAATCCCTCGCAAATCCCTTCTATCTCAACCACCTCGCCTCCCAGAAACTCCTCACGCAGCCGGCCTTTGTCGCCTACCTTGCCTACCTGCAGTACTGGACGAAGCCGCCATATCTCAAATACCTGACGTACCCGGGCCCGACGCTCAAGCACCTTGAGCTCCTCCAGGAAGAGCGGTTTCGACAAGATATTATGAGCCCCGACCTGGTGCAGAAGTTGGTAGAGGACGAGATGAAGGCTTCTGTGCAATGGCACCGGGAGTGA
- the mhpC gene encoding 2-hydroxy-6-oxononadienedioate/2-hydroxy-6-oxononatrienedioate hydrolase, with protein MDHWDPALINPLAGRRPVVLIDNAGVGRSQGQVGRTFADWAKNYVNVMRAIGIRRADVMGFSMGGCVAQMVALDAPSLVRSLILCGTAPSTGDGVVKAPLEPFNQLKAAVTVEEHRRAFLDGFFHTSERSQAAGIAAWDRIAKARSDRSDYVDAENAHRQAVSFVKFMDPKQAAGASYDRFHELRLPVLIANGCNDLLLPTENSILMWKKLSHANAQLHLYPDSGHGFLFQHATVFSGLINEFLDDAAEQTSRL; from the exons ATGGACCATTGGGATCCGGCATTGATCAATCCGCTGGCTGGGCGCCGGCCGGTCGTGCTCATTGATAACGCCGGTGTTGGACGGTCGCAGGGCCAAGTAGGCAGGACGTTTGCGGACTGGGCCAAGAACTACGTCAACGTGATGAGGGCGATTGGGATCCGGCGAGCGGACGTGATGGGCTTCTCGATGGGAGGATGCGTCGCACAGATGGTTGCCCTCGACGCTCCCTCGCTCGTGCGAAGCCTGATTCTCTGCGGCACCGCTCCGAGCACTGGCGACGGTGTTGTAAAGGCGCCGCTCGAGCCCTTCAACCAGCTCAAAGCCGCTGTGACTGTCGAGGAGCACCGCAGGGCCTTTCTAGATGGCTTCTTTCATACCTCGGAGCGCAGCCAGGCCGCAGGCATAGCCGCCTGGGACCGCATAGCCAAGGCTCGATCTGACAGATCAGATTATGTTGATGCTGAAAACGCCCATAGGCAGGCTGTTTCATTCGTCAAGTTTATGGATCCTAAACAGGCCGCGGGTGCATCGTACGACCGCTTCCATGAACTTCGGCTTCCGGTGCTGATTGCGAATG GATGTAATGATCTTCTACTGCCAACAGAAAACAGTATCCTCATGTGGAAGAAACTCAGCCACGCGAATGCTCAACTTCACTTGTATCCCGATTCAGGCCACGGGTTTCTTTTCCAGCACGCCACCGTATTCTCGGGTCTGATAAACGAGTTCCTTGACGACGCTGCGGAACAGACTAGTCGGCTCTGA
- the gpi2 gene encoding Phosphatidylinositol N-acetylglucosaminyltransferase GPI2 subunit yields MPSPTDDETPFPALSHAATFSVFGRSHLSPQDAHLSPPRRARDFDGDGTSEMRRLGGYTERSRSRRRKRAWKKLMWVKQSFPDNYTDQATFLENLQRNPRLKPYDFWPLVADSTVILQHVCSVTIFIVCFVGIYHERVSPVSVVSWSSFATFVGWILWERWVSEEEDKEDEANAAAAASAAAEGSAAPAPVVRAGSVRRRNRAGSVRRPPHPLRVESTTAAAPKPSGSVPSGALSPASSTANLHGGRLVPSAPSAAAPTSASLSRLTPKTSSEALRGSGGGEPLVPLDENRTHQRLGTIKSALLIWSTLLGLSPILRSLTESTSSDSIWAISFWLLAINIFFFDYSGGVGAKFPASLSTNAALMASTVLASRLPSTGQVFSLTLFSIEVFGLFPVFRRHIRHRSWRYHVLQTVVLVLGAGLGVGMVVGAGQGRRWPWKSGIVGMILSVVIAALATGGCSWWLIGLQKYKNEIRGPWDPARPIIMSRTRWNDR; encoded by the exons ATGCCCTCGCCTACGGACGATGAGACGCCGTTCCCTGCTCTAAGCCACGCCGCGACCTTCAGCGTCTTTGGACGCTCGCATCTCTCCCCGCAAGACGCACacctctcgccgccgcgaaGGGCACGCGATTTCGATGGCGACGGCACCTCTGAGATGAGACGGCTAGGCGGCTACACTGAGAGGAGCCGCAGTCGTCGACGGAAGCGCGCTTGGAAGAAGCTCATGTGGGTGAAGCAATCCT TCCCAGACAACTACACCGACCAAGCAACGTTTCTCGAAAACCTCCAACGCAACCCCCGCCTTAAGCCGTACGACTTTTGGCCGCTCGTCGCCGACTCCACCGTCATCCTCCAACACGTCTGCTCCGTgaccatcttcatcgtctgCTTCGTGGGCATATACCACGAGCGCGTGTCGCCCGTGTCGGTCGTCAGCTGGAGCAGCTTCGCCACCTTTGTCGGCTGGATCCTCTGGGAGCGCTGGGTatccgaggaggaggacaaggaggacgaggcaaacgcggcggccgcagcgtccgccgccgccgagggaaGCGCAGCCCCGGCGCCCGTCGTGCGGGCAGGTAGCGTGCGGCGGCGCAACCGCGCAGGCAGCGTCCGCAGGCCGCCGCACCCATTGCGAGTCGAGTCGACGACAGCAGCGGCGCCGAAGCCGTCGGGCAGCGTGCCGTCGGGAGCGCTGTCGCCAGCAAGCTCCACTGCGAATCTACACGGCGGCCGCCTGGTCCCATCTGCGCCATCTGCAGCCGCGCCCACGTCCGCGTCGCTGTCACGCCTGACGCCCAAGACGAGCAGCGAGGCCCTCCgtggcagcggcggcggcgagcccCTCGTGCCGCTCGACGAGAACCGCACGCACCAGCGCCTCGGCACCATCAAGTCGGCGTTGCTCATCTGGTCCACGCTCTTGGGCCTCAGCCCGATCCTCAGGTCCCTCACCGAGTCGACCAGCAGCGACAGCATCTGGGCCATCTCCTTCTGGCTGCTCGCCATCaacatcttcttctttgactactcgggcggcgtgggcgccAAGTTCCCCGCGTCGCTGTCGACCAATGCCGCGCTCATGGCGTCCACCGTGCTCGCCAGCCGCCTGCCCTCCACCGGACAGGTCTTTAGCCTGACGCTGTTCAGCATCGAGGTGTTTGGGCTGTTCCCCGTGTTTAGACGGCACATCCGCCACCGCAGCTGGAGATACCACGTTCTCCAGACGGTGGTTCTCGTCCTGGGCGCCGGTCTGGGCGTGGGCATGGTTGTGGGCGCCGGTCAGGGCCGGAGATGGCCGTGGAAGagcggcatcgtcggcatgaTCCTGTCCGTCGTGATTGCCGCGCTGGCCACGGGTGGGTGTAGTTGGTGGCTGATTGGGCTGCAAAAGTACAAGAATGAGATTCGGGGCCCCTGGGATCCTGCCCGGCCCATTATTATGAGTAGGACGAGGTGGAACGATAGATGA
- the RPC11 gene encoding DNA-directed RNA polymerase III subunit RPC10: protein MLLFCPQCANILTVSLTNQRTNRLECRTCPFEHTITEPVFSRRVFERKEKEDVFGGPGAWDNAQKGRAQCPAEGCDGDEAAFFQVQIRSADEPMTSFFKCMTCGNRWREN, encoded by the exons ATGCTGCTCT TCTGCCCGCAATGCGCCAACATCCTCACTGTGTCCCTCACAAACCAGCGCACCAACCGCCTCGAGTGCCGCACCTGTCCGTTTGAGCACACCATCACCGAGCCCGTCTTCTCGCGCCGCGTGTTTGAGCGCAAGGAAAAGGAGGACGTCTTTGGCGGGCCCGGCGCGTGGGATAATGCGCAAAAGGGCCGCGCGCAGTGCCCTGCCGAAGgctgcgacggcgacgaggctgcgTTTTTCCAGGTGCAGATTCGAAGTGCGGATGAACCCATGACCAGCTTTTTCAAGTGCATGACTTGTGGGAATCGGTGGAGAGAGAATTAA